Sequence from the Arvicola amphibius chromosome 3, mArvAmp1.2, whole genome shotgun sequence genome:
agaagaaaggaaagtagTCCTGTTGtcaaaaaaatccaagaaatgcAGAAGTTCCTCGGGCTGGAGATGACAGGGAAGCTGGACTCCAACACTATGGATGTGATGCTCAAGCCCAGATGTGGCGTCCCCGATGTTGGTGGCTTCAGTACCTTTCCAGGTTCGCCAAAGTGGAGGAAAACCCACCTCACCTACAGGTAGGTAATTGGGTCCAAAGTTTTCATACAATGCTAACACTGCCAGAGGCCTTACAGCAACACACAATCCCTTCTTCCACTTCTCTCATCCAGGGTTGAAAATTATACACCGGATTTACCGAGAGAGAGAGTGGATTCTGCCATTGAGAAAGCGTTGAAAGTCTGGGAGGCAGTGACCCCGCTCACGTTCTCCAGGCTCCCTGAAGGAGAGGCAGACATCATGATCTCCTTCGCAGCTGGAGGTAATGAAGTTGTGCTCATGTTACTCATCTGGTGTTTGAGTTGTTTGGGCTGTTAAAACAAAATGCCTCACACTGGAAAATTTGTAAACAACAGAAAGATATTGCTTCGAGTCCCCAAAAATGAGAGATTCAAAATAAAGGGCTGCAGACTCAGTTTAGTGAGAGTCTGTTCTTGGGGAGCGCCTGTGTTTCCTCGTGTAGCAGGAGTGCCCAAGAAGCTCCCTCAGTGCCAATCACCCAGGTACTCACTGTCACGGACCACTCACTCCCTGAGCATCTTCTAAAGGAGCTGCCTTGTGATCCTATCACATTGGAGATTACATGTCAACATGACGACTTTGAGAGACAGCAGTGTTCAGCCCACACAGCCCTGTGCTGTCTTACTGAAAGGGTTAGAATAAATTCTTACTAGTATTTCCATGAGTTCGTTTTCCATCAGAACACGGAGACTTTTACCCTTTTGACGGACTGGGACAGAGTCTGGCTCACGCCTACCCACCTGGGCCTGGATTTTATGGAGATGTTCACTTCGATGAGGATGAGAAATGGACACTGGGATCCTCAGGTAGGACGAGTTCAGGTGTGAGCTGTCAAAGAATAACTTGTTTAGAGCAAGTCTCAAATGAATGACTTGTTAGCTTCAATTTCTGATTATCTGTGTGGCAATCAGAAGCTCTGTTGCTCTAATCATTACTAACAAGCTGTGTaatctgcttctttctttgccCACCAAGAATAATACAGTAAACGCTGCTAGGTGTCCTTTCCGCAGCCAAGGCCTTGTGAAGGGTTTCCGTGTCTTAGGAGTGATACTGCTCGCCACTGCAGTAATGAATGAGCAGTGCTGGAAGAGCACCCGGCGCAAAATGAGACCCCAGAAGTTGCCCTTGACTTTGAATTCTCGTTtgcctctctttcttttaaatgcaATGATTGGGAGAAAATGTCAGAAACTGAAGGGAGATGCTCTGTTTAAATAAACATGCCACCTTTACTAGCTCGGAAGCCTTTCTCCTCCTCAAACTTTTTCTAGAAAACCTTATTGATTACTATTAACTGCAGTCTACTTAAATTTCGTAAATGGCATTTGAAGTTTGGAAACATGCTGTTGAAACATCACAATTTCTGCATTTCTGAGTGTCGGTCAGACGATTAATATGAAGCACTAACTGTGCAGGTCTGTAGTGGTAAGTACCACGTGATAGGAATgacatttcttctctttaataGTCTGAACCTCTGCTTTAATGATAAGCACCAACAGAGCCATTCATAATGTGAGGCAGCTCTGAGTCCAGCTGTGTTCATGGCGTGACCAGGCAATGGACATTTTTCTGTTTATACTGGGACTTGTACTCTTTGTATGACGCCTATTACTAGGGGGtgaattttctctaaaatttaatttttgatggtttCCTAAACATATATGATGCACTGTGAATATATTTCCATTAACTTCTCTTAGGAAGGTCTTTATAACAATCAGAAGTTGGTGGTGATGAAACTCCCGATAGGTTTGTTACTTAAGAAGAGGAAGTCTATATAAATAGCTTGTGCTTGATTCAAACTGCAGTGAAAACCAGTTTGTTACTAAATCCTAACAATTGTTATTGTCATGCAATTCATCTTCATCCTGTCGATAAAACAGGACTTACCACTGTTGATACAGGAGGGCAACTAGTGAACTGTCTCAGACCCTGGCTTCGAGGCAACCATGAAAAGCAGGTGATGAGTCTGGAGTTATGCCAGTTAGTGAGCCAGCAAATAAGGAGAGACAGTGTGTGATCCAGACGGAGCCCTGAGCAGgagtgtgtgcgtgtctgtgggATAGTAACTGCCGGACTCTGAGAATCTGTGCTTTCTCAAACAGGCACCAACTTGTTCCTGGTTGCTGCTCATGAGCTTGGCCACACCCTGGGTCTCTTTCACTCAGACAAAAAAGAAGCCCTGATGTACCCAGTCTACAACTTCTCCAGAAACCCAACCCAGTTCCAGCTTTCTCAGGATGATATAGACGGCATTCAGTCCCTCTACGGTGAGCATGAGGAAAAAGGCCTAGGAtgcttttctttgcttgcttgctcttgtCATTGCTCTCTAAGATTGCAGTATGTGTCATTAATAGCAGTAAGATGTGACTGACTGATCCTATGTTCATCTTTACCTCAGCACTGATGACCCAGACAAATAAAAGATTGATAGCATCAGAAATAACTTAGACTTGGTACTTAAAGAACTTTCTGAGCCCAGATCTTCACAAATGAGGAAGGAGTCCAAAAAATGATCAGAAGAGAAACTGATgatacaaatctttaaaaagtggcTGACCACTGGACCAAGGCCACAGACTTGAGTTTATCTTGAATGTAGTAAAAAGGAAGCAACAGGCGCCCACAAGGATACATGTCAGGTGTATCCCTGCTGGAGTTTATACCTCCtgtaaggagagaaaaggaacttGCAGGCACGAAGGCTGAATTGTCGGAATGGGATGATATTCTTCTTCCCTAATGCCTGCACAACCCCCAGTTAGGAGCCTGGAGCGATGGTGACACCAGGTGACACCCAGGTTGTCCGGAGGTTCTGAACCTCAGCAGTCACTCTAAGTCCTGGGCAATCAGGCATTTACAAAGAGCTGTGGAGTATGAAGGAACTGTTAGGGAGAGAGATtgggtggaagccagaggatccAGGGACCAGAGAAGAGTGCATGGGGTGGGCCTGAGGACAGATGGGCTCCTGCTGTGCTCTGTATCTGCTGAGCTGTGGTGATCAGCCCCTCCAGCTCATCCACTCTTTCAGGACAATACCTGGAATTCCCCAACCCCACTGGCAGGCCCACCCTTTCACTCCTGGAACCCGACTGCCTGGAAAGAATAAGAATATCCTAAAGAGGcatttctatcttttcttttgttaacGTTCAATGAAAGTGTGGACCCCATGAAATTCTAGTTTCCCTGGGAATTTCACTGTGGGCAAAGACTGAGCCCTGCAGATGGGAATGTCTCTACTGAAGAAAGATTTATTCCTTATCTGACCACCTTGcaggagagacaggagctgagagTGGGGGAAGGTTTAAGGATAGGAAAATATTCATTATATGGACTGGTTAGGTTGTTTAGTTGTGCATATCCTTCTACCTAAACTGGTTAGGGCCCCAAGGATGGATTAGTTGCCTTATGTCTTCATCACTGTTCCAAATCGGTCACACTGAATAAATAACGTGTTTacaattctcatttttaaaaaagaatgctgtGTAGTGAGTCTTCAGGGAAGGTGTGTTTTTATTAcatgcttttttgggggggggagtgcACGCCCACGTGTGGGAATGTGCACCTGAGCATACATGTTATGgcatacatgtgaaggtcagaggccaacctgtgggagtgagttctctccttccaccatggtcTTGGGAAACcattcaagtcatcaggcttggcagcaccaGGTCCCTTTACCAGTTGAGCTGCCTCCCTGGCCCCAGGAGTGAAGGGTTGCATATTGTCACATCTCACAACAGTGTGAAAAGGTTTGGACGGTATGTCAATTGTTAGATGCATCCCTGGTCTTCTAACACTTGCTTGCCCTAACCTCTTCTCTTCAGGACCGCATCCCTACTCTGGTGTCTCGGTGGTGCCCACAACCTCTGTCTCTCCACGACCTGAGATCCCAACCAAGTGTGATCCGTCTCTGTCTTTCGATGCAGTCAGCACCCTGAGAGGGGAACTCCTATTCTTTAAAGACAGGTGAAAATACAACATTGTGTTTCCCTCCCTACTTTTGGTGTTCAGTgctcagaaaggaaaataagctTGGgattgtatataatgtatttatatagtacatataatgtaatttgattataatatatttcgggcacattttaaaattgttcagCTCtgatttatattacattttaaggaTCTCCTTGAAATTGTTCAGAATATTTCTTTCTAGACTCCCAGATGATTTTGCTCAGTAGACTATAAGATCCATTAAATCAGGGAACTTTGTctcttatttccatttttcacTCTTTAAATATCATAACTCATGGAATTTCTAAAAGCGTCATCCATCTTTAGAGCCAAACAAGTATCTTTATCTTTGCTAGAAAGTGCTATTATTTAAACTAACTCATTTTAGAAAAGGTGATCTATACTCACGCACAACACTCAAACAGtaccaaaagaacaaagaaaaagcccatcCATTACTGCTCTCCCAGGCCCCTGCCATGTGTACCGACTGTTCCCGGCTTCCTTTGCCCCGCTTTACCAAAATTCTCACATTTAAAAAGATGCACGACATTTTAATCGTGTCAGCCGAGTCATAAAATACTTTTGTACAGTATCAAGCTGGGTAATCTTACTGGAAGAGGGTGAACAGCCCTATCACCCCGGTTTGTACCCATCACTTGTGGGACAATGCAGTGCCTGTCACCATCACCTGAAATTACATGTGAGACAATGCATTGCGCACTACTGTGAACAGGTGAATTGTTGTCGACAGAAGCCTGTGCCCTTCTGTGCTTATTGTTGTAAGGAGAAAGACTGTTGCAGTTTTGTATATTACAGGTACCTTTGGCGCCTATCCCGCTGGAACCCCGAGCCTGAAGTTCACTTGATTTCAGCATTTTGGCCCTCTCTTCCTTCACACTTAGATGCTGCCTATGAAGCAAATAGCAAGgatagtgttttcatttttaaaggtgaGAACTGTATCAATTTTTTTGCTTTACTGAAATAAAGCTTACTGTAAGACCTTCAAAGTATGAGTTTTCTCCATTGTGTTAGATTTTAGAGgttttctgggaagaagaacagaTCAGAATTGGTGACTGTAAATAAGCATTTTAAGTGTCTGACCTACCAAGGACAGCCTTAGGAGGGAAGTCTGGGAAGTGGAGACCAAGCGGCTGTTAGAAGAGATGACCAGGGCTGGCTACTGTGACCCAGAGGATAAATAAAGATATAACTATGGATAAATCCTGAGAAATGAATACAGAAAGGGTAGCACATCTGCTCGTCTGTTTGTTCTTTTGCATTTCCCCCTCATCCAGAAagtattatttttgagacaagatttcaccaTATAGCTCTGACTCGTCTGACTCActgtggcctcgaactcacagagaatcccctgcctctgcctccccagcgctaggattaaaggtgcgcaccaccgcACCCAcccaggaaacattttaaaatgccagctgtGAACTAAGCGTGGAGTTAGGGTTGGAATGAAAGCCAAGACTTCACCTTTCATCTTTATCAAACAAGTCACTATTCTCACTTCTAAAACCAACTAGTTTTACTCAAACAACATTTCTTGGGAAATTTTTCAACAGGAACTCAGTTCTGGGCAGTCCAAGGAAGTGAGGTCCAAGCAGGTTACCCGAAAAGCATCTACACTCTCGGCTTCCCTCCCGCTGTCAGGAAGATTGATGCGGCTGTGAGTGACAAGGACACGAAGAAGACCTACTTCTTTGTGGACGACCAATACTGGAGGTGAGCTCTAGGGAGAAAGTTTGCTTGAAGCCTAATTCCAGAAGGTAGTTTTCTTGCTTTCAGGATACCTGCCTATCCTCTAATGTTTCCAAACCTCAAATGTTCAGATTAAACAAAAGATAGCAGGTGGTTCAATTTCGCAAATACAAAGGGCTTTTCCAGAGTGCACCACTGGCCATGTATCCAGACAGCAAAGGACGCGAGGGACAGTGACCCCGAGACCGCAGGCACACTGCCTTCTCATTCACTGCATGTGGCTGCCATACGAAGCCAGGTGCAGCCGATGCAGAGTGTACCAGGTCCTAGTGTGGTAGACAGCGCAACTATTTTTGGCCAACTGTTTTAACTTAGCTTCCATCTTTTGTTTATatagattttattatatatttatgactAGTAGATTCTTGGGTTTTGTGTCCAGGCTTAGAAAACTGACCTAAGGTACACATAGAGAATTGCTATAGACTATAGCAGGATGTGCCTGTTTCCGAAGATAATTATTCTATGAGAGATGCTTACAAGCCCAGGAAGTACACGTGTTACCATACCCTCCTCCCACACAAAAACATTTAGCACTGCACAACTTGAAAAGTTGTCCTGGACCCCGCACTGTTAGCATGCCTCGTACCATGTGTATGACAGGACTTATGGTGTGGCTCTGAATTCCTTTTCCATGCTGTAGATTTGATGAGAAGAGATGGCTTATGGATAAAGGCTTCCCCAGGCTGATAAAAGACGACTTTCCAGGAATCGAGCCACAGGTTGATGCTGTGTTGCAGGCATTTGGTAAGAACTTCATGTCATCGACAGTAGGGGCATTGGGCGTTTTAGGGTATCACAGTGAAGTGTATGTGGGCTGTTTCAACTTGAAGCTTACTATAAGAAAATCACAACAAACATTTGCCTACAAGCTTTTAAATAATATTCACTAAAACTTGGCAAAGTTGGTTGATTTTTCTGTGATGTCAAACTTGATAAGGGTGTTAAAACTACAGTAATGAAGTGAAAATCAAAGAACTTTCAAGTCCTTTGCCTTGTGTCTTTTTACTTAAATCCTGAAATGTTAACTTGTAATTGATGCAAATTTGgtctaaaatttgtttttctttaataattttcaaGATTCTGTTCCATAACACTGGGACACAGACAGTGGTCTTTCACATCCCTGCTGCGTCATGTAAGATGCAGCCAATGTGAGCCAGGCTGGCTGGTAGCCTTTGTCTCCTATGCCAGCTACTGTGCCTGGGCTCCTGCTGCAGTCTGAAGTTACGTCCACTGTTCACTAGAAAACAGAGAGTGCCAAAGTTTGctcaaaagaaaaactttgaTAGTCGGTAGTGATAGTCCTTTGTTCCCTTGAAGGCATGTCTGGGGCATCTGCCAGGGCTTCAGCCATGGTGCTCATGAGACCGCGGACATTGCTTTTAAAACAACTTGcccataatacacacacacacacacacacacacacatacacacacgaaccTCTGATTTGTTTCCTCATTTGTCTCATTCTCTTGGGTTCATTGCCTCCCATACCATGCTAGTTGGGGCAAGGGAagttggaaagaaaggaaggaagccttaaatactaaaatgttttagaattttttttagtaGTAGAATATTCTGGTGTTTTAACATGCTAGCTTCAGAGCCAGAGAAATGAGATGGAATCCCCACTCTGCTGCTCGCTGGGGCTATTGCCTTGGGAAGCTTTAACACGTTCTAATTTTCAGTTTGTCCTCTTTCGGTTTTGGCAGACATTTTTGGTAAGGATTCACCAGTGAGTTGAAATCACACATATCATTCAGTTGGGTGCCAGGTAGACACCACCTACCGCACACCCTCCTGTACCCGCTCCTGCTCTTTCCTAGTTATTCATACGATAAACTTGCcatcatttttctcatctgtgtTCGCagggtttttttatttcttccatggaTCATCACAGTCTGAGTTTGACCCCAATGCCAGGATGGTGACACACACTCTGAAGAGTAACAGCTGGCTCCTGTGCTGACTGCCACGAGAAGACATACAAACACTGTAAAGTGAATCTTGTCATGGCTCACCTAATTTATTATATatcagaatggttatttatttccTGTATGTCTGTGGCTGAAGAAGATGAGCCCAGCAGATGTCCTTCTTAATGAGCGTCACTGGAACCACTGTACTTGCTCTTGAGTTACATTGCACAGAAGTGAAAAATTTTCATTGCAGTCGGTGAGATGATGCATCGTTATgggtattttattgattaataaagagctTTATTTTTGAACAATTCCTTGCTTCCTGGAGTAATTCCTGTTCAGAACATTAACCATGCTGTGTACTGAACATCAGACAGACAATATGCATGCACTAGATACAATGAAGTCATATACCCCACAAATGGGGACATACGGCCATCACATATCCTCTTCTATCCTCTGTACTAAGATCTTTACTCTTGCCTCATGCACATTGTATCctttatgtatctaaaaaaagaacaagatatATCAGTAACTGTCCTGTAAGACTGGGAAGGAGTCTTCTAGAATATTGAAGCATGCAAAATGAGGTTATGAGTTAGTCCACTTCATTCCTTTACATAtagggaaataaaataatttgcagGCTTAgtcatctctttatttctttgggttttgtttgtttgttttttgagacaagctttctttgtagttttggagcctgtcctgaaactagttcttgtagaccagcctggcctcgaactcacagagatgtctcTTCATTTCTTCACTGGTACTCCTTCCTGTCACAGAAACTGGATTTCTCACAACTTCTCTCCTTCATCAAAACATTCTCcttagaattttgttttagaaGTTTTTGGGTCCCATTGGTTTGCATGCATTTTTATTATCTACAGTGGCTGCCCGTTAAGCAATGGTTTCACCACAAGGGCCATAGCCTGAGAAGATTCTGTTCCCTTAGGCACTGGTTCTTTCAAAGATACTAAAGGAAACATCTAAATCTAAAGAACTCAGAACTCAAGGTTTGAGGTGGAATTCTGTTTGCTCAGAGAGACTGAATGGCAAATAGCTAAACCTTTCTCTTCGCTGGGGTCTTCCAAACCACCCAGCacccttctctctgcccccaatTAAAACCCCTTGCTACACATGGTTTCTCCTTACAACTTTCTGTCAGAAGCTTGCTGAATCAGCCTCCTGCTtgcaggttaattttatttaatcaaagtCATCTTTGAATTGTTAACAAAAGCAGTAAGGAAAAATGCAAtactctttaaaataatattccccaacatttctccctttttccttagcaaaaatgaaaagttttaactttaacacaataAGACtgtatacagtaagaacaattatcaagtaaaaaatatattaacGATCTACTGAATCACAATTCATTTGTGCctgataaagaaaataatccaTAATCTGTCCTATCTTAGTAAATCCAACATTTTATACCtaacttactttctatcatatctaaggaaaactgcaactataacttgctggtcttcaactccatcaaaggcaccagaaggatataatattatttaagtaaacaaAAGTGACattgcaaacaacttccaaaaactctagaaatgacagagacatatgGCTGtccggacagtcacccaaagttcctctgcaatgctggggtattcatcttcagcctataggcccatagtatctgacaggCATTTCAGTGGAGCAGGAAAATAAAGACTGTCCTACCTATATTGGGAAAACTTTTTCATTCACTttcctgtgtgtcctgcagaatgtctggtagtttcttctgtgaagtacaaaccctgaaggaccatcctacCTTGTTTtagcaaagttcagcagtcactatCCTGTAGGTcctgtcaagcagtccaggcaagagcagcttcttgaccaaatggctagccttgccatattgaaagcaaactccataaggagttccTTCAATGCCCATAATCTCTGATGTAAATTGGCACTATCGGGAGCAAATGTGTCTTAatatcatgaaaaaccctaagtttaacaaatgttttaaacatcATATTTGGTAGGTCTTTGAGGTTGGAAGACCATTTATCCATCTAAACTATATCTCTATATGATCTGGAAAGCATACCTAACATATTTACAATTTTGATTGTTATAAATGACTagccattaacctatatttcctgattattttatatagtttataataatagctttaaaaaacTAGAACTTTAAAAAACTAGAACTGGAGCAGGCCCAGGCCAGCAACCTCTGCTGGACTATGTCCAAGCAAatgacctctgctggagcaggcccaagcaagTGACCTTCACGGGTCCATACCTCCTCTGGAGCAGGCCTAAGCCAGTGACCTCCTCTGGAGCAGGCCAGAGCCAGCAACCTCCGCCAGAGTAGGCCAAAGCCTACCGCATAAGCAGGCTCAAGTCAGGGACATCTGTGTGAGTAAGCCTGAGTCAgcgacctccaccagagcagacccaagacagagatctctgtaaggaccagccatgataagctaagtataggcaggtcacccaaaggaagttctttacttccaattATTAttacctgccagagtagaactctggcccttgataaatttaataagaggcctgagtctcagtagtttaccctgaagcaatacctggtatCAGGAAAGAACAAGCTGAGATAACCTGACCACTGCCCAAGAACAAACCATTTAAAGGAAATGACTAACATTCCAACCCTTGTAAATAGGATCACTTGCCAGCgcacctcaccaggacacccctagacaaatgtcagccaatcagaggtcctgaacctcagagatcTCTCACCCCCacatttactactataaaaatccAATTCTAATTGAGATCAGGGCTCTCcggttattccaatatgttggacatgtggagagagtgagtttgcaaacttgattaaaataaaggctctttgcttatATATATGGGActtggtttccttgttggcttGCAGGAATTGCCCAGATTTGGGCACAACAACCTCCACAGATGACCTACGTGGGACCAGGCCTGAGCAATCAActtctgctggagcaggcctgagccagcaacctccaccagagcaggcccaagatAGTGACTTCCACAGGAACAGGCACAAGCCAGTGACTTTTGTGGGaccaggcctgaggcagcaacctctgtgggagcaggtcCAGGCCAGTGACCTCCATGGGAAATTGCAAAGCTACCTTAAGGAAAGAATatttaagagctgcaagggaaaaagaccatgTAACATATAAAGCAGACCTACCTATCTGTGGGGGGCGagaaatgcaggcccatttcccACCTTATCTGATGGCCAGAGAGTTTGGGGAATAACAAGGCTTAATCACACCTAGCTGAGGAGGTGGCTGCCTGGCCCCTTTTTGAAGTTAATATAGCTCaatgccatcctgacaggtggtcaggatatgccaAGGTACTTCTGATCCTTCCATTGTacctatgaggtcacctgggaagGGGCTGTTTTTTGCCTACGTGACCAAGCGTATGTGAGTATACATGACTTGGGTCCTCTTGCTACCTAGGCAACAGAATGACTGCGTGAGTTCACCTCTTGTACAGTGCTAATGAAACCTTTTGTTACTTTCTCCCGTAGTTTATGTTAGGTATAAAAGTTGTGGAAAAATAAACTCGGGTGATTTTCAGGATCTGAATAATCCCTGAAACTCCCTCCCAATACTGTCTTgtggttttctgtctttattttcccaCGCCTCTACActggtaagaagtatttttgttgaggctggtcgtCAACATATGGTGCCACAATATGGAACTGACCATTGAACCCTGAAAACCACAGAAGAGTGACCAGGCATACAAGGGAGATCGTGAAGAACCCATGAGAAAATTGTACCATAGGTGGAGAGGTGAGTAACGAGCACtctgaaaaaaataggaaaaggaaagagaaaagtggggAAGCAATCGGGagtaaaatagtaaatattgTAGATATGAGACAAGGAAATAGTATTCAACTATCTGTACAGTTCCTGGGATGTATTTTGATAGATAGAGGAGctaaagagaagcagaaacaaagaattTAGAGTTTGTAAATAGTGTATTCCTGCCCCTGGGCTGGCAGCTATTCACTGCCTCCGCTGCCTCTGGCTGCTCCaggttcccctcccccagctccccacccccaccccattcccccattcctccacccctccacccccgccTTCTCCTGAAAGCTGCAGTGCTTAGCTCACCAAGCCACTGCCTCTGTCGCAGCTGAAcgggtaggaagagagaaggaaatgtaGCCTTCGGCCTAGCGAGGACCTAGGTGACCACTGAAATTGGGCAGTCCACGCACATGCGCTGTAACCAGCTGAGGCTGACCCGCGCTGGGGGGTGGAgccaggaaagactggagaggaGGAGGTTTAAAGGGTTATACTTCCCACAGCCAGAGCAGGTCAATAGAAATGCAGAGAAGCTTATTGACCCGTGAGCCAAGGAGCCTATATGAATAATTCTAGAGCTTTTAAGAGAGGAGAGGACTCAGGAATTCTCCTAATTTTGTGattacaagatttaaaataaaaaggcagaaattttttctttaaaaaaaaaaatcatactataCCTGCCTGAGCTTGTGATCTCATGCTGCAGTCTAAAAGCTGCTACAATGGCAGACACCTGAGAGCCTGTAAATTTATCAGTCGCCTCTAACACTGGCTTCCATTGAGATTGTCATACGTAAAAAGCATGGCCTGTACCCTGCCCAGGCAGAGCAGGCAATGAAGGACGACCACCTTGTCCCAGGCAGGATGGCCAAGGGGCAGAGGGATCAtggctctccccctcccccaccatgctGGCTTCAGCTAAGAGCTAAGAGCTGACAGCCAAGAGGCCAAGATGCAGAACAGTAGCCTCAGGGAACTGGAGCTTCAGGCTAGTCAAGGTCTCTGAGAAAGTAAACAAGCaggttaaatgtgctttcttttttccagtttccatttttttgcttctttgtcaaaaatctggtgttcgtaggtgtgtgggtTGATATTAGTTCAACTGGTCCTcatatctgtttttataccaatatcaggctgttttcagtactatagtgCTGAGTCTTGATGTAGGTTGTTGACTAAATctctaagaaattgccatactggtaTCCAAATGGCTAtgccagtttgcacttccaccagcaatgcagaagtgttcccttcatcccacaacctctccagcataagttgtcatcagtgtttttgatcttcgccattcttacaggtgtaagatggaatctcagaattgttttgatttgcatttctgctACCTAgaaatgttgagcatttctttgtAGCAAAaaggagtggcaggctgtgttcctacccggatcctggccacctggctagcttatgccctgaaataattgcacggaaactgtattcatttaaacactgcctggcccattagttctagcctcttattggctaactctcacatcatgattaacccatttctaataatctgtgtaccaccacgaagtggtggcttaccaagaagatTCTAACATGTGTcgatctcggagaggagagctctggcgtctgcctgactctgctttcttcctcccagaattctgttctgtcttccccacctacctatgttctgacctatcaggccaagcagttttctttattaattaaccaatgaaagcaacagatagatagaagaccctcctacatcatttcttaagtgtctttcagtcattttaggttCACCTGTTgaaagttctttgtttaggtctgtactaaatttcttttt
This genomic interval carries:
- the Mmp10 gene encoding stromelysin-2 codes for the protein MERLAVQVLLLYLPICSAYPLQGAVRQDPPSMDFAQHYLEKYYNLEKNEKQMFRRKESSPVVKKIQEMQKFLGLEMTGKLDSNTMDVMLKPRCGVPDVGGFSTFPGSPKWRKTHLTYRVENYTPDLPRERVDSAIEKALKVWEAVTPLTFSRLPEGEADIMISFAAGEHGDFYPFDGLGQSLAHAYPPGPGFYGDVHFDEDEKWTLGSSGTNLFLVAAHELGHTLGLFHSDKKEALMYPVYNFSRNPTQFQLSQDDIDGIQSLYGPHPYSGVSVVPTTSVSPRPEIPTKCDPSLSFDAVSTLRGELLFFKDRYLWRLSRWNPEPEVHLISAFWPSLPSHLDAAYEANSKDSVFIFKGTQFWAVQGSEVQAGYPKSIYTLGFPPAVRKIDAAVSDKDTKKTYFFVDDQYWRFDEKRWLMDKGFPRLIKDDFPGIEPQVDAVLQAFGFFYFFHGSSQSEFDPNARMVTHTLKSNSWLLC